The following DNA comes from Haloarchaeobius salinus.
CACGACGTCGTTGAGGACGGCGTAGAAGGTGGCGTACGCGGCCGTCTTCGACGCGCTGTCCTCCTCGTCCCACATCCGCTCGCGGACGACCTGGATGTAGAACCGGGAGACGTCCTCGACGACGAACGAGAGCAGCGCGTCGAGCGCGCGGTCGGGGCGGCGGTGCTCCAGCCACTGCTCGCTCATCTCCGCCTTGACGGACTGGAGCCGGGCGAGCACCCACTCGTCGACGAGCTCGGTGTCGGCGTCGGTGACGTCGACGTCGTCGGGGGAGAACCCGTCCATGCGCATGTACGGGAGCGGGAACCGGAACACGTTCCAGAGGATGTTCAGGTCCCGGGTCATGTTCTCCATCTCGTCCCACGAGAAGCGCATGTCCTCCTCCTGGGGGTTGCGCGAGAGGAGGAACAGGCGCATCGGGTCGACGCCGTACTCGTCGATGACCTCCTTCGGGTCGACGAGGATGCCCTTGGACTTGGACATCGTGCGGCCGTCGGGCATGAGCGCCCAGCCGTGCATCAGCACCTCCTCGTAGGGGATCTCGCCGAGGGCGGCGCTGCCCATGCCGAGCTGGGACCAGAACCAGCCGCGGGTCTGGTCGTGTGCCTCCATGATGAGGTCGGCGGGCCACAGCTCCTCGAAGTCGTCCGTCTCGCTCGGGTAGTCGAGGGTGCCCCACGACGCGACCGAGGAGTCGAGCCACACGTCGAACACGTCGGGGACGCGGGTGGCCTCGGCACCGCAGCCGCCGCAGTCCATCGTGAGGTCGTCGACCGTCGGCTTGTGCAGGTCGACCTCGTTCGGGTCGACGTCCTGATGGACGCGGTCGGCGAGCTCCTCGCGCGTGCCGACGACGTTCAGGTGGTCGCACCCGTCGTCGTCGCAGGTCCAGATGGGGATGGGGATACCCCAGTAGCGCTGTCGGGAGACGTTCCAGTCCGGCGAGCCCTCGACGAAGTCGCGGAACCGGTTGTCCCGGGCGTCGGGCGGGTGCCACTCGCTGTCCTCGATGTTCTCGAGGAGTTCGTCCTTGATGTCCGAGACGGTGATGAACCACTGGTCGGTGACGAGGCGGACGATGTCGGTGTCACAGCGCCAGCACTTCCCCTCGCCCTCGACCAGGTAGTCCGGGTCGTGGGCGAGCAGGAGCCCCTTCTCGTCGAGGTCCGCGATGACGTTCTCGTTGGCGTCGCGGACGAACTGCCCGGCGTACGTCCCGCCAAGCTCGGTGTAGCGGCCGTCGCTGCCGACCGGGCAGAATATCTCCAGGCCGAGCTCGCTGCCGCGCTCGAAGTCCTCCTCACCGTGGCCGGGCGCGGAGTGCACCATCCCGGACTTGTCGTCGGCGTCGGCGTACTCGGCGGTGTACACCTGCCCCGTGCCCTCGCCCTGTGGGTGCTCGGGCACCTCCTCGGGCAGCGGGTACTCGTACTCCATGCCGACGAGGTCGTCGCTGTCGAGCTCGTCGAGGACCTCGTAGTCGTCGTAGCGCCCGGCCTTCAGGACGGTCTCGACCTGACTGGCGGAGACGTACAGCACGTCCGTCTCGCCGTCGCGTTCCGCGCGGACCTTCGCGTACTCGGCACCGTCCTCGACGGCGACGAACGTGTTCGCGGGGATGGTCCACGGGGTCGTCGTCCAGATGACGAGGCTGCCCTCCTCACCGACCAGTGGGAACTGCACGTAGATGGCGGGCTTGGTCACGTCGTGGCGCTCGACCTCGTTGTTCGCGATGGCGGTCTCGCAGCGCGGGCACTGGTTGATGGAGCGCTGTCCCTGCTCGACGAGGCCGCGGTCGTGGGCCTGGTCGAAGCCCCACCAGGCGGCCTCCATGTACTCCGGGGTGACCGTCCTGTACGGGTTCTCCCAGTCCATCCAGACGCCGAAGGACTGGAAGTCGGACTGCAGGCCCTCGAGCTGCTCGTTCGCGAACTCCTTGCACGCCTCGATGAAGGCGTCCTCGCCGTACTCCTCGATGTCCTTCTTGTTCTCGAAGCCGAGTTGCTCCTCGACCTTCGTCTCGATGGGCAGCCCGTGCATGTCGTAGCCGGGCCGGTCGGTCACGTCGTAGCCCTGCATCCGGTAGAAGCGGATGAAGGCGTCCTTGAGGGACTTGTTCCACGTCGTCCCCATGTGCGCCGCACCGGAGGTGTACGGCGGGCCGTCCACGAAGAAGAATCGCTCACCGTCGGCCCGGTGCTCCTTCGTCTGCTCGTAGGCGTCGACGTCGTCCCAGTACGAGAACATCCCGTCCTCGACCGCGTCCGGGTCGTACTGGTCCGACACCTCCCCGAATCGTTCCATGTCGGAGGTGTCTCGCTCCGACATTAAAGGACAATCGGTCCTGCAGACGACGGCGCGTCGTCCGATGTCGGCGTCGACGGGAGCGACCGCTCCGCCAGTCCCTCAGCCGTCGTCGGTGAGTCGGTAGGACCGGCCGCCGTCGATGACGACCATCTCCCGCTCGGCCTCCCGGAAGATGCTCTCGGGATACTCGTGTGTCCGTTCCCCCTGGTCGGTGGAGAAGATGCTCTCCTGACCCCCTTCCCGCATGGTCGGAACTTTGCGGTACGTTGACATCAGTCTGGTGGCCGCCCGCCAGTGGTTTGCTTTCGTCGTCAGGGTCGAGACGGCCGCCCCAGGAGGCCGATCACTCGGCGACGACGCGACGCACGCGCGGCAGGAGCTGCTCGTAGCCGACGAGGTAGACCGCCGCGTAGAGGATGGCGGCACCCATGAACGCGTACCAGAGCGTCATCACGGAGAGGCCCTCCGTGAGGAAGGTGTGCCAGCTCTCCAGTTCGGCACCGACACCGAGCACGGTCAGCAGGCCTGCGACGACCGAGTAGCCGGCGATGGGAAGCAGTTCCGGCAGCAGTTCCAGCAGTGTCCACGACATGGCTGTTCGGAGCCCCCTGACGTTCATCTATCTTTCGGGGCCG
Coding sequences within:
- the ileS gene encoding isoleucine--tRNA ligase yields the protein MERFGEVSDQYDPDAVEDGMFSYWDDVDAYEQTKEHRADGERFFFVDGPPYTSGAAHMGTTWNKSLKDAFIRFYRMQGYDVTDRPGYDMHGLPIETKVEEQLGFENKKDIEEYGEDAFIEACKEFANEQLEGLQSDFQSFGVWMDWENPYRTVTPEYMEAAWWGFDQAHDRGLVEQGQRSINQCPRCETAIANNEVERHDVTKPAIYVQFPLVGEEGSLVIWTTTPWTIPANTFVAVEDGAEYAKVRAERDGETDVLYVSASQVETVLKAGRYDDYEVLDELDSDDLVGMEYEYPLPEEVPEHPQGEGTGQVYTAEYADADDKSGMVHSAPGHGEEDFERGSELGLEIFCPVGSDGRYTELGGTYAGQFVRDANENVIADLDEKGLLLAHDPDYLVEGEGKCWRCDTDIVRLVTDQWFITVSDIKDELLENIEDSEWHPPDARDNRFRDFVEGSPDWNVSRQRYWGIPIPIWTCDDDGCDHLNVVGTREELADRVHQDVDPNEVDLHKPTVDDLTMDCGGCGAEATRVPDVFDVWLDSSVASWGTLDYPSETDDFEELWPADLIMEAHDQTRGWFWSQLGMGSAALGEIPYEEVLMHGWALMPDGRTMSKSKGILVDPKEVIDEYGVDPMRLFLLSRNPQEEDMRFSWDEMENMTRDLNILWNVFRFPLPYMRMDGFSPDDVDVTDADTELVDEWVLARLQSVKAEMSEQWLEHRRPDRALDALLSFVVEDVSRFYIQVVRERMWDEEDSASKTAAYATFYAVLNDVVKLLAPYAPFVSDRIYNALTGDDGHDTVHMCDWPEPDEFWADEQLETDVELLRAVEEAGSNARQQADRKLRWPVQRVVVVPDDERAYEAVERHRDLLADRLNSREIELVAPETEWAELAYAARADMGELGPAFGDRAPEVMNALNEARIDAPDLDALREAVGEPDLEESMVEFVSETPEGVTGSRFDVAGDERGVVYVDATLTEDIESEGYAREVVRRVQEMRKDLELDIDAEIRLEVDVEDERVADLVRRHEGLIAEETRAEFGSVDDGHRKEWAVEGVTMTLAVEPVAEATADD